From the genome of Homalodisca vitripennis isolate AUS2020 chromosome 8, UT_GWSS_2.1, whole genome shotgun sequence, one region includes:
- the LOC124368075 gene encoding gustatory receptor for sugar taste 43a-like, with protein MHFMDRLDDESLRSLDRSIDTVITLDIVSLQVVAAVTFFSSAWKYPKLVSVFDTLERVYLELQHKTSDVKRAVKLLGIYAVALMLVTIFNRIVLMNHSGTSLEQEVFFTISFVTIVLLYFTQAALLVHFTHVTQSIAKSFEMVNAKIEMEVTSPASVDGTHTRCSMLSKIKKLRTLMNTYWMLCDAVHQANVFYCDQLMAVTFSSFLHITVTSYYFFLLLKTAKILVITNEGAGILLNICYVILLLNSSTVVTNKADETGQTICKLINKDLNPNLRKQLEGFLLQLPHHNARFSAHRFFPLSNKTLTAMAGAVTTYLVILIQFQTEPSST; from the exons ATGCATTTCATGGACAGATTGGATGACGAATCACTGCGTTCGTTGGACAGATCTATTGACACTGTAATAACACTGGATATAGTCTCCCTACAAGTGGTGGCGGCTGTCACATTCTTCAGCTCCGCCTGGAAGTATCCGAAACTTGTCAGCGTATTTGACACTCTGGAACGCGTCTACCTAGAACTCCAGCATAAGACATCAGATGTCAAGCGAGCAGTTAAACTTTTGGGAATCTACGCTGTTGCACTAATGTTAGTCACTATTTTTAACCGAATTGTTCTTATGAACCACAGCGGGACAAGTTTGGAACAAGAAGTTTTCTTTACAATATCCTTCGTCACCATTGTACTGCTGTACTTCACCCAAGCCGCCCTGCTCGTCCACTTCACGCATGTGACTCAAAGTATCGCAAAGTCCTTTGAAATGGTCAACGCCAAGATTGAGATGGAAGTCACAAGCCCTGCCAGTGTTGATGGCACCCACACAAGAT gCAGTATGCTTTCTAAAATCAAGAAACTGAGAACActgatgaacacctactggatgctATGTGATGCCGTACACCAGGCTAATGTCTTCTACTGCGATCAGCTGATGGCCGTTACCTTCTCCTCATTTCTCCACATCACTGTCACGTCTTACTACTTTTTCCTGCTCCTCAAAACTGCTAAAATACTCGTGATAACTAATGAGGGAGCTGGGATCCTGCTTAACATCTGCTACGTAATTCTGTTGCTAAACTCAAGCACGGTCGTCACCAATaag GCTGATGAGACAGGACAGACTATCTGCAAGTTGATCAATAAGGACTTGAACCCGAATCTGAGAAAACAG CTCGAAGGGTTTCTCCTGCAGTTGCCTCACCACAATGCAAGATTCTCTGCTCATAGATTTTTCCCGCTCAGCAACAAGACCCTCACAGCG atggctggagcggtgacaacTTACCTGGTGATACTGATCCAGTTCCAGACTGAACCATCATCCACCTAG